Below is a genomic region from Marinitoga litoralis.
TCTATAAGATTCACCTTTGATTGATATAATGTGAGAATGATGTAATAATCTATCAAGTATAGCTTGAGCCAATACTGCTGATCCGAAAATTTCACTCCATTCTGAAAAAGGTGTATTCGTTGTTAATATTGTTGAGTGTCTTTCATATCTTTTTGATATTAATTGAAAAAATATATATGATGAATCTGTAT
It encodes:
- a CDS encoding ATP-binding protein, with translation TDSSYIFFQLISKRYERHSTILTTNTPFSEWSEIFGSAVLAQAILDRLLHHSHIISIKGESYRLKEKMEFFANSTSKYVSNS